The Bactrocera tryoni isolate S06 unplaced genomic scaffold, CSIRO_BtryS06_freeze2 scaffold_943, whole genome shotgun sequence genome includes a window with the following:
- the LOC120782111 gene encoding uncharacterized protein LOC120782111, producing MSRNYTSPYAKPLHQYPSQSEDYISLEIGGPGTCSTPARPHYNNLNTKGSGGNFYQNKQRGRGGQQNRFSGGWQSNRHSTSGYGMQWQQTPRNCDPTERQWRGGGHKQRNSRQSFNCKVKDVSAYVHKSMLEDPWKDLMERRDAIKRSEINLPTPAQQNYQIPTFASTEESDSEDIEADMYNAGNEGDIVTGSP from the exons atgtcTCGAAATTATACATCTCCCTATGCTAAGCCACTACATCAATATCCTTCTCAATCAGAGGATTACATATCACTAGAAATTGGCGGCCCAGGTACATGTTCCACACCCGCACGACCGCATTACAACAACCTGAATACTAAAGGCAGCGGTGGAAACTTTTATCAGAATAAGCAAAGAGGTCGTGGAGgtcaacaaaatcggttttcgGGTGGATGGCAAAGTAATCGGCACAGCACTAGCGGCTATGGAATGCAATGGCAACAGACACCACGAAACTGTGACCCTACGGAGCGGCAATGGCGTGGTGGTGGACACAAACAACGGAACAGC AGACAATCTTTTAATTGCAAAGTGAAGGATGTATCGGCGTACGTGCATAAGTCTATGCTGGAAGATCCATGGAAGGACTTAATGGAAAGAAGAGATGCGATCAAAAGAAGCGAGATAAACCTGCCAACTCCTGCCCAGCAAAATTATCAAATTCCAACATTCGCAAGCACAGAAGAAAGCGACAGCGAGGATATAGAAGCTGATATGTATAACGCTGGTAATGAAGGTGATATTGTTACAGGGAGTCCGTAG
- the LOC120782109 gene encoding RNA exonuclease 4-like, whose product MSQQYPNPQQKVMNRMCRQQEEKGVARQKLDQQNLKTKLFEVKGSGDGGSVKQKHELDHSKCQLLKSKSPLQATTGAFNQLKHKESITCMDQLQQQMQSILSCTEISEKQHNCQHRNNAGSQRCSRRNSLNQEQKCDHEAHDQHPNSENNRPLSKSARLRQKRKAAQRNKYVAIDCEMVGVGHNGQDDMLARVSIVNKQGEVLLDKFVKPWIKVTDYRTSVSGIRPKDIENGEDFHLVQDEVVELLQGKILVGHAIRNDLAVLHIKHPYKNIRDTARYKPLCRLVSNGRTPSLKLLSQAILGMEIQIGEHNSVEDARAAMKIYNCLSGDWEKYVQKQQHNHHK is encoded by the coding sequence ATGTCCCAACAATATCCTAATCCACAACAAAAAGTAATGAACCGTATGTGCAGACAACAAGAAGAAAAAGGAGTTGCAAGACAAAAATTAGACCAACAAAatcttaaaacaaaactttttgaagTAAAGGGTTCAGGCGATGGAGGatcagtaaaacaaaaacatgagCTTGATCACTCAAAGTGCCAACTATTAAAGTCAAAAAGCCCACTGCAAGCAACAACTGGGGCATTCAACCAATTAAAACATAAGGAGTCAATTACATGCATGGatcaactgcaacaacaaatgcaatcaATTTTATCATGTACTGAGATTAGTGAAAAACAGCACAACTGTCAACATCGAAATAATGCGGGTTCACAAAGGTGTTCTCGTCGTAATTCATTGAATCAGGAACAGAAATGTGATCACGAAGCACACGACCAGCACCCCAATTCTGAAAACAATCGACCGCTAAGCAAATCTGCACGATTACGTCAAAAACGTAAAGCTGctcaaagaaataaatatgtagctaTTGATTGTGAGATGGTTGGTGTGGGTCACAACGGTCAAGACGACATGTTGGCACGAGTTTCTATCGTAAATAAACAGGGTGAAGTTTTGTTAGATAAATTTGTTAAACCGTGGATCAAGGTAACTGATTATAGAACAAGTGTGTCTGGTATCAGACCAAAGGACATCGAAAATGGCGAAGATTTTCATTTGGTTCAGGATGAAGTTGTTGAATTGCTTCAGGGTAAAATTCTTGTTGGTCATGCTATACGCAACGATTTGGCTGTATTACACATAAAGCatccatataaaaatatacgagACACTGCCCGTTATAAGCCTTTATGCCGTCTAGTTTCGAACGGACGAACTCCGAGCCTTAAACTTTTGAGTCAAGCAATTTTAGGCATGGAAATACAAATAGGAGAGCACAATTCCGTGGAGGACGCACGTGCTGCTATGAAAATTTATAACTGTTTAAGTGGAGATTgggaaaaatatgttcaaaaacaacaacataatcaCCATAAATAG